In Alosa alosa isolate M-15738 ecotype Scorff River chromosome 19, AALO_Geno_1.1, whole genome shotgun sequence, a genomic segment contains:
- the grxcr1b gene encoding glutaredoxin domain-containing cysteine-rich protein 1, with protein MAEFLRRKEDKAERTVRFRVASARSGRVLTEVFREDASSGTDSADSDATCTSELERAISPVTSEANGHLTGLCLVEPDDSGSDPDDLLMYASATEDKHFTGKRVNILSKNGTVRGVRHKVSAGQVLFNNLSKLYVGPLRNSRPPRQRPRIQ; from the exons ATGGCAGAGTTCTTAAGACGCAAAGAAGACAAAGCGGAGAGGACCGTCCGGTTTCGTGTGGCGTCAGCACGCAGTGGTCGTGTCCTCACAGAGGTGTTCCGAGAGGACGCCAGCTCGGGAACAGACTCGGCTGACTCGGATGCCACCTGTACATCGGAGCTTGAGCGCGCAATCTCTCCGGTAACAAGCGAAGCCAACGGGCACCTCACCGGCCTCTGCCTCGTGGAGCCGGACGACAGCGGGAGCGATCCGGATGACCTACTGATGTACGCGAGCGCAACGGAAGATAAGCATTTTACTGGAAAACGTGTGAATATTTTGAGTAAGAATGGAACAGTGAGAGGCGTGCGTCACAAAGTGAGCGCGGGACAGGTGCTTTTCAATAATCTCTCTAAACTTTATGTg GGCCCCCTCCGCAACAGCAGGCCCCCCAGACAGAGGCCAAGGATACAGTGA
- the zgc:123321 gene encoding protein YIPF5-like, whose amino-acid sequence MGDFQQYDQDFYQTGYYVDDQGQATYSYDPNYPLSSEYQEGEGVYDSSMDTAYPGQVFQPGLPPGMDYTATGDGYEEEPPLLEELGINFEHIWQKTLTVLNPVMPADGSIMNETDLTGPVLFCIALGATLLMAYGKDGISAVGCVGMYSLLNLMSDCTASKWATAPSSQINSLHFLISCVLPRGLLGMFLAVLVIGWCSHSAAKIFSTTLGLTGQQLLVAYPCALLYGVFALLSVF is encoded by the exons ATGGGGGACTTCCAGCAGTATGATCAGGACTTCTATCAGACAGGTTATTACGTAGACGACCAAGGCCAGGCGACCTACAGCTATGACCCCAACTACCCCTTGAGTTCCGAGTACCAGGAGGG GGAGGGTGTGTATGACTCCTCGATGGACACAGCTTACCCTGGGCAGGTCTTTCAGCCTGGGTTGCCTCCTGGAATGGACTACACAGCAACTGGAGACGGCTATGAGGAAGagccccctctgctggagg AGCTGGGCATTAACTTTGAGCACATCTGGCAGAAGACCCTGACTGTGCTGAACCCAGTGATGCCAGCCGACGGCAGCATCATGAATGAGACAGACCTGACTGGGCCTGTGCTGTTCTGTATTGCTCTTGGAGCCACCCTACtcatg GCGTATGGCAAGGACGGCATCAGtgctgtggggtgtgtggggatgTACTCGCTGTTGAATCTCATGAGTGACTGCACAGCGTCAAAATGGGCCACTGCCCCCTCCTCCCAAATAAACTCCCTACA TTTCCTGATCTCTTGTGTGTTACCCAGAGGGCTGCTGGGAATGTTCCTTGCCGTGCTTGTGATTGGCTGGTGCAGTCACTCTGCCGCAAAGATCTTCAGCACCACTCTGGGACTGACTGGACAGCAGCTACTGGTAGCCTATCCCTGTGCGCTACTCTACGGCGTATTTGCCCTTCTGTCAGTCTTCTGA
- the pomk gene encoding protein O-mannose kinase isoform X2 — translation MGNGRGISSSLSVVAVCLAALLCANLLLYWYLDSLYPGVVSHSPHGHCPPRHFKLGTMRDCEPWLQCPEVQNDIRRLKMVGQGAVKKVYLSEWKGQKVAMCVLSSETYRADFLHGLSMLRSLQSARVVQLVGSCEGDGVFVTEYHPLGTPLGLDDALAIPRYRSSDAWQTRLRLALDYVAFLSFLHASPVGTRVMCDSNDLSKTLSQFLLTADFRLVANDLDALPEVTPRGHGVKCGPRQLTGDFVAPEQLWPHGDEKPFSDDLMPGYDEKTDIWKIPEVTGFLLGHVTGSDVIHFHLFQIHADCKKSDPKQRPTAREVLSVYRTVYDTMVESQQQARDML, via the exons ATGGGGAATGGCCGGGGAATATCTAGCAGCTTGTCCGTAGTGGCAGTTTGCCTTGCAGCGCTACTGTGTGCCAACCTGCTGCTCTACTGGTACCTGGATTCTTTGTATCCAGGAGTTGTCTCGCATTCTCCGCATGGGCACTGCCCACCTCGCCACTTTAAACTGGGCACAATGCGTGACTGTGAACCCTGGCTGCAGTGTCCAGAGGTACAAAATGACATCcgcaggctgaagatggtgggACAAGGAGCAGTGAAGAAG GTGTACCTGTCAGAATGGAAAGGACAGAAGGTGGCTATGTGTGTGCTTTCCTCTGAGACCTACCGTGCTGACTTCCTGCATGGGCTCTCCATGCTGCGTTCGCTCCAGAGTGCACGTGTGGTGCAGCTTGTGGGGTCCTGCGAAGGTGATGGTGTCTTCGTCACCGAGTACCACCCCTTGGGCACCCCTCTGGGCCTGGACGACGCCCTGGCGATCCCGCGGTACCGCAGCAGTGACGCGTGGCAGACCCGTTTGCGCTTGGCGCTGGACTATGTAGCCTTCCTCAGTTTTCTCCATGCCAGTCCGGTGGGCACGCGAGTCATGTGCGACTCCAATGACCTCAGCAAGACCCTCAGCCAGTTCCTGCTGACCGCAGACTTTCGGCTAGTGGCCAACGACCTTGATGCGCTGCCAGAGGTGACCCCTAGAGGTCACGGGGTCAAGTGTGGCCCTCGTCAGCTCACAGGGGATTTTGTGGCCCCCGAACAGTTGTGGCCCCACGGGGATGAAAAGCCCTTCTCAGACGACCTCATGCCCGGCTACGACGAGAAAACGGACATTTGGAAGATTCCAGAGGTCACAGGCTTCTTGCTAGGGCATgtcacaggaagtgatgtcataCATTTCCATCTGTTCCAGATCCATGCTGACTGTAAGAAATCGGACCCTAAACAGCGTCCCACTGCCAGGGAGGTTTTGAGTGTCTACCGTACTGTTTACGACACCATGGTGGAGAGCCAGCAACAGGCCCGAGACATGCTCTAG
- the pomk gene encoding protein O-mannose kinase isoform X1 — MDAGMGNGRGISSSLSVVAVCLAALLCANLLLYWYLDSLYPGVVSHSPHGHCPPRHFKLGTMRDCEPWLQCPEVQNDIRRLKMVGQGAVKKVYLSEWKGQKVAMCVLSSETYRADFLHGLSMLRSLQSARVVQLVGSCEGDGVFVTEYHPLGTPLGLDDALAIPRYRSSDAWQTRLRLALDYVAFLSFLHASPVGTRVMCDSNDLSKTLSQFLLTADFRLVANDLDALPEVTPRGHGVKCGPRQLTGDFVAPEQLWPHGDEKPFSDDLMPGYDEKTDIWKIPEVTGFLLGHVTGSDVIHFHLFQIHADCKKSDPKQRPTAREVLSVYRTVYDTMVESQQQARDML; from the exons ATG GATGCAGGTATGGGGAATGGCCGGGGAATATCTAGCAGCTTGTCCGTAGTGGCAGTTTGCCTTGCAGCGCTACTGTGTGCCAACCTGCTGCTCTACTGGTACCTGGATTCTTTGTATCCAGGAGTTGTCTCGCATTCTCCGCATGGGCACTGCCCACCTCGCCACTTTAAACTGGGCACAATGCGTGACTGTGAACCCTGGCTGCAGTGTCCAGAGGTACAAAATGACATCcgcaggctgaagatggtgggACAAGGAGCAGTGAAGAAG GTGTACCTGTCAGAATGGAAAGGACAGAAGGTGGCTATGTGTGTGCTTTCCTCTGAGACCTACCGTGCTGACTTCCTGCATGGGCTCTCCATGCTGCGTTCGCTCCAGAGTGCACGTGTGGTGCAGCTTGTGGGGTCCTGCGAAGGTGATGGTGTCTTCGTCACCGAGTACCACCCCTTGGGCACCCCTCTGGGCCTGGACGACGCCCTGGCGATCCCGCGGTACCGCAGCAGTGACGCGTGGCAGACCCGTTTGCGCTTGGCGCTGGACTATGTAGCCTTCCTCAGTTTTCTCCATGCCAGTCCGGTGGGCACGCGAGTCATGTGCGACTCCAATGACCTCAGCAAGACCCTCAGCCAGTTCCTGCTGACCGCAGACTTTCGGCTAGTGGCCAACGACCTTGATGCGCTGCCAGAGGTGACCCCTAGAGGTCACGGGGTCAAGTGTGGCCCTCGTCAGCTCACAGGGGATTTTGTGGCCCCCGAACAGTTGTGGCCCCACGGGGATGAAAAGCCCTTCTCAGACGACCTCATGCCCGGCTACGACGAGAAAACGGACATTTGGAAGATTCCAGAGGTCACAGGCTTCTTGCTAGGGCATgtcacaggaagtgatgtcataCATTTCCATCTGTTCCAGATCCATGCTGACTGTAAGAAATCGGACCCTAAACAGCGTCCCACTGCCAGGGAGGTTTTGAGTGTCTACCGTACTGTTTACGACACCATGGTGGAGAGCCAGCAACAGGCCCGAGACATGCTCTAG